One genomic segment of Pelagerythrobacter marensis includes these proteins:
- a CDS encoding TonB-dependent receptor translates to MVGKYGFICTASILALAQAGPALAQSGESRDALNEIVVTAQKREQTLIEVPMAISVVGGEELGERGIENVQDLSFAVPGLTMREDGPGSYTIFLRGLANQSGSGALVTQYLDEAPLSLSGYDQLSPIPLDLQRVEVLKGPQGTLYGQGSAGGTIRYITNAPDATQFEGRAEGQLYSVAQGETGGSVTGVINLPLVRDQLALRVAGKYETGGGWIDQPEAGIKDGNGTELFNLRAKLRWTPSAAFEATGMVQVHRAETALGLGFEEPDRTVDIGPDRSKVMIPKEFDFTLYNLELRYDFGFAELVSASTYVEHDHQYPFTYIPRPGNYSYGIVEGNDDRWVDADQFSQELRLSSSEGPFQWTLGGFYTTSDRTMVAEYEYAYAPNGDLYSGGGFLVEDLYYLSASSSETVSLFADAAYDITDRLTLGAGIRYFRDEQTSLITYVPDTGTTLEATFDSIDPRVYLSYRYADQANFYASFAKGFRSGGFNSEPFDPYDPEKIYTYEIGTKGAALDGRLQFELAAFYTEYKDMIRRRLTEVDGAFLGESSNIGKVEVKGVELGIAARPVTGFTLSATGAYIDSEIVETAATDQVNIPGDPTDYTPEISFTLGANYDFDWAEGVPGFVRVDYNYRDAVTYIDRSSFLPSALPQRSDSVGLLNARFGGTVSGFDVALFAQNITNENKAIDPYQGWANSNRTRPRVVGVEVGYSF, encoded by the coding sequence ATGGTAGGGAAGTACGGATTCATCTGCACGGCGTCGATACTGGCGCTTGCACAGGCTGGGCCGGCGCTCGCCCAGTCGGGAGAAAGCCGTGACGCGCTGAACGAAATCGTCGTCACGGCGCAAAAACGCGAACAGACGCTCATCGAAGTGCCGATGGCCATTTCGGTGGTCGGCGGCGAAGAACTGGGCGAGCGCGGGATCGAGAACGTTCAGGACCTGTCCTTCGCCGTCCCCGGCCTCACCATGCGGGAAGACGGCCCGGGCAGCTACACCATCTTCCTGCGCGGCCTGGCCAACCAGTCGGGTTCGGGTGCGCTAGTTACCCAGTATCTCGATGAGGCACCGCTTTCGCTGAGCGGCTACGATCAGCTCAGCCCCATCCCCCTCGATCTTCAGCGGGTCGAAGTTCTGAAGGGGCCGCAGGGCACGCTGTACGGGCAAGGCTCTGCCGGCGGGACCATTCGCTACATCACGAACGCCCCCGACGCGACGCAGTTCGAAGGCCGCGCCGAAGGCCAGCTCTATTCCGTCGCACAGGGCGAGACGGGCGGCAGCGTGACCGGCGTTATCAACCTGCCTCTGGTGCGCGACCAGCTCGCGCTGCGTGTCGCGGGCAAGTACGAAACCGGCGGTGGCTGGATCGACCAGCCCGAAGCCGGGATCAAGGACGGGAACGGCACCGAACTGTTCAACCTGCGCGCCAAGCTGCGCTGGACGCCCAGCGCGGCTTTCGAAGCGACCGGCATGGTGCAGGTCCACCGTGCGGAGACGGCCCTGGGCCTGGGCTTCGAAGAACCCGATCGTACCGTGGATATTGGCCCGGATCGCAGCAAGGTGATGATTCCAAAGGAATTCGACTTCACGCTGTACAATCTGGAGCTGCGCTACGACTTCGGCTTCGCCGAACTGGTCAGCGCATCGACATATGTCGAACACGATCACCAGTATCCCTTCACCTACATCCCCCGGCCGGGCAATTATTCGTACGGCATCGTCGAGGGGAACGACGATCGCTGGGTCGATGCCGACCAGTTCAGTCAGGAACTGCGCCTTTCCTCCAGCGAGGGGCCGTTCCAGTGGACGCTGGGCGGGTTCTATACCACCAGCGACCGGACAATGGTCGCCGAGTACGAGTATGCTTACGCGCCCAACGGCGATCTCTATTCCGGCGGCGGGTTTCTGGTCGAAGACCTCTATTATCTCAGCGCTTCATCCTCCGAAACGGTGTCGCTCTTTGCCGACGCCGCGTATGACATCACGGATCGTCTGACACTCGGCGCGGGCATTCGCTATTTCCGCGATGAACAGACCAGCCTCATCACTTACGTCCCGGATACAGGCACCACGCTGGAGGCCACGTTCGATTCGATCGATCCGCGTGTTTATCTGAGCTACCGCTATGCCGATCAGGCGAACTTCTACGCCAGCTTCGCCAAGGGGTTCCGCAGCGGCGGCTTCAATTCGGAGCCGTTCGACCCCTACGATCCTGAAAAGATCTACACTTACGAAATCGGGACCAAGGGCGCCGCGCTCGACGGGCGGCTCCAGTTCGAGCTGGCGGCGTTCTATACCGAATACAAGGACATGATCCGTCGCCGGCTGACCGAAGTGGACGGCGCTTTCCTTGGCGAATCCAGCAACATCGGCAAAGTCGAAGTCAAAGGTGTGGAACTGGGCATAGCGGCCCGGCCGGTCACGGGTTTCACCCTGTCGGCGACCGGTGCCTATATCGACAGCGAAATCGTCGAAACCGCGGCGACCGATCAGGTCAACATTCCGGGCGATCCCACCGACTACACCCCGGAAATCAGCTTCACCCTTGGCGCCAATTACGATTTCGACTGGGCCGAAGGCGTTCCGGGCTTCGTGCGGGTCGATTACAACTATCGCGATGCGGTAACCTATATCGACCGTTCGAGCTTCCTGCCCAGCGCTCTGCCGCAACGATCCGACAGCGTCGGCTTGCTCAATGCGCGCTTCGGCGGGACCGTGAGTGGATTCGACGTGGCGTTGTTCGCGCAGAATATCACGAACGAGAACAAGGCAATCGACCCCTATCAGGGCTGGGCCAACTCGAACCGCACCCGTCCGCGGGTGGTGGGTGTAGAGGTCGGCTACTCCTTCTGA
- a CDS encoding peptide MFS transporter, with the protein MQAADGVNAQTNAHSSADGDGGERAEKLFLGHPRGLAFIVFTEAWERFSFYGMQALLVLYMATYLFQPENIGGVAGFAGFRMGVEAVFGPLSIQALATQVFGLYVGLIYFMPVLGGLMGDRWIGRRRAVLLGGGLMAIGHFLMAFENLFLPALSLLILGAGLLKGNLAAQVGDLYSKDDPRRDTAFSLYVLAINIGAFIAPLICGTLGELYGWHYGFGAAGIGMLVGIVIYVRGLHHLPADNVGPTASERPRLARGDWRIIAAILLMLAITALFWTAQSQVWNTYPLWIRARVDREILGLLVPVTWFQSLDSLAVLMLAPAVLWFWRLQARRSAEPDDLPKIAIGCLVFAVAMVWLSVGELLSGDSAVALWWPVMFHFICAWSFLYVGPIALALTSRAAPPAVNAMMVGSYYLAIFAGGIASGWLGRFYETVSPSVFWLIHAAVVGAGAVLLFVFKAPLLRAMKLNPRQPG; encoded by the coding sequence GTGCAAGCAGCAGACGGCGTGAACGCGCAGACGAACGCGCATTCAAGTGCGGACGGCGATGGAGGCGAGCGGGCGGAAAAGCTCTTCCTCGGCCACCCCAGGGGGCTCGCCTTCATCGTCTTTACCGAAGCCTGGGAACGCTTCTCGTTCTACGGGATGCAGGCGCTGCTCGTGCTCTACATGGCGACTTACCTGTTCCAGCCGGAGAATATCGGCGGGGTAGCGGGGTTCGCCGGCTTCCGCATGGGGGTGGAAGCGGTTTTCGGGCCGCTCAGCATCCAGGCGCTCGCGACCCAGGTTTTCGGTCTCTATGTCGGGCTGATCTACTTCATGCCGGTTCTCGGCGGCTTGATGGGCGATCGCTGGATCGGCCGGCGGCGCGCCGTTCTGCTCGGCGGGGGGCTGATGGCCATCGGGCATTTCCTGATGGCGTTCGAGAACCTGTTTCTTCCCGCGCTCTCCCTCCTGATCCTGGGGGCCGGCCTGCTGAAGGGCAATCTGGCGGCGCAAGTCGGCGATCTCTATTCGAAGGATGATCCGCGCCGCGATACGGCGTTCTCCCTCTATGTGCTCGCGATCAATATCGGCGCCTTCATCGCGCCGCTCATCTGCGGCACGCTGGGTGAACTGTACGGCTGGCATTACGGGTTCGGTGCGGCAGGCATCGGTATGCTGGTCGGGATCGTCATCTACGTGCGCGGTCTGCACCATCTTCCCGCGGATAATGTCGGGCCGACCGCAAGCGAGCGGCCACGGCTCGCGCGCGGTGACTGGCGGATCATCGCCGCGATTCTGCTGATGCTGGCGATCACGGCGCTTTTCTGGACCGCGCAAAGCCAGGTCTGGAACACATATCCGCTCTGGATCAGGGCTCGCGTCGATCGCGAGATCCTGGGACTGTTGGTGCCCGTCACGTGGTTCCAGTCGCTCGATTCGCTGGCTGTTCTGATGCTGGCGCCGGCGGTTCTGTGGTTCTGGCGTTTGCAGGCCCGGCGTTCGGCCGAGCCTGACGATCTTCCCAAGATCGCGATCGGCTGCCTGGTTTTCGCAGTCGCGATGGTCTGGCTGTCGGTTGGCGAACTGCTTTCGGGCGACAGTGCCGTCGCGCTCTGGTGGCCGGTCATGTTTCACTTCATCTGCGCATGGTCGTTCCTTTACGTCGGCCCGATTGCGCTGGCGTTGACGTCGCGTGCGGCCCCTCCCGCAGTCAACGCGATGATGGTGGGTTCTTATTATCTGGCGATCTTCGCCGGCGGCATCGCGAGCGGCTGGCTTGGACGGTTCTATGAAACGGTGTCGCCGTCTGTCTTCTGGCTGATCCACGCTGCAGTGGTGGGCGCGGGCGCAGTGCTGCTGTTCGTGTTCAAGGCTCCGCTGCTCCGGGCGATGAAGCTTAATCCGCGCCAGCCGGGCTGA
- a CDS encoding LpqB family beta-propeller domain-containing protein — protein MSVDVSPDGKTIAFDLLNDIYVMPADGGEARLIHGGSAMQRSPRFNRDGSRLLYLSDEDGADNVWTSRIDGSDARQVSRETTLAVTGPAWAPEGKSIAAARMFDSADKLHASQIRLYDLDSGDSRQLVAPPANGENVHEPAFGNDGRWLYYTEKVSPPTASVVYVDANHINYAVKRRDLRTGAVEELAKGFGSATSPVLSPDGSKFAFLRRVKTDTVLFLYDLETREQWPVFAGLDRDDQADFLGQGIYYSQYDWFPDNRHLAIWAGGKILRLDTETGEAAEIPFTASATHRLFTPPRVAQDLAPEEFRARIIRQLAWAPGGDRVSFNALGRVWSQSASDAPARLTAGDLPEFDPAYSPDGAHVAFVDWKDDRGGTLKVRSTGGKVRTLVENNGILRAPAFSPDGRRILYIVAEGDRCLGGHRARPGIYWIDAKGGEANYVGPPALEAAFSPDGERIWFSTESYEGHDLVSQVESMRLDGSDRQVRARASHADLNELKISPDLAWIAFRHEQQYHLKPFAAGADPVEITLDGARPLGRLGGYELTWAPDSSAVLWAVGPTLYRSAVGDTSPEVYAEVALTARADVPDGALAFVNGRIITMRGDEVIEGGTVIVRGNRIQAVGPAAAIDVPADAKVIDISGKTVMPGLVDMHGHVDNCYYSSSGLTPQKQPTQYADLAYGVTTNYDPYTSELPTYATREMTMAGIMTGPRAIDSGMVVYGRTGKVDKVYIPIESEADADALMARKQALGGTIVKSYRQTMRQQRQHILAAGRRAGIMVDVEGESHFYNNITMILDGHTNLQHNMPLENIYDDVVQLMSASRVSHTPTLIVLFGELMGENYLFQHTRAWEDPKARRFVQLTTSGYSPLGAPYGAPPHVRGMTTIHAADELYDIGFRAAARSMKSLDDAGVVINAGSHGQVTGLALHWEMWLLAEGGMSNHRVLRTATINGARTLGVDGQIGTIAPGKLADLLVLDRNPLDDIRNSNSVRYTVANGRLYDSVTMNEIGNYSRKRGPFFWETGRDFNGIDWEPAWAHQ, from the coding sequence ATGAGCGTGGATGTCAGCCCCGACGGGAAGACGATCGCCTTCGATCTCCTGAACGATATCTACGTCATGCCTGCGGACGGAGGCGAGGCAAGGTTGATCCACGGCGGTTCGGCGATGCAGCGCAGCCCGCGATTCAATCGCGACGGCAGCCGCCTGCTCTATCTGAGCGACGAAGATGGCGCGGACAACGTCTGGACATCGCGCATCGACGGATCGGATGCCCGGCAGGTTTCGCGGGAGACGACGCTCGCCGTGACCGGGCCGGCCTGGGCGCCGGAGGGCAAGAGCATTGCCGCTGCGCGGATGTTCGACAGCGCCGACAAGCTCCATGCATCGCAGATCCGCCTCTACGACCTCGATTCAGGTGACAGCAGGCAACTCGTTGCCCCCCCTGCGAATGGCGAGAATGTGCACGAGCCGGCCTTCGGCAATGACGGCCGCTGGCTGTATTATACCGAGAAGGTATCCCCGCCGACGGCATCCGTCGTTTACGTCGATGCGAACCACATCAATTATGCGGTCAAGCGACGCGACTTGCGCACGGGCGCGGTAGAGGAACTGGCCAAGGGGTTCGGCAGCGCGACCAGCCCGGTGCTGTCTCCCGATGGCAGCAAGTTCGCTTTCCTGCGGCGGGTCAAGACGGACACGGTGCTGTTTCTCTACGATCTCGAAACGCGAGAGCAGTGGCCGGTGTTTGCGGGGCTCGACCGTGATGATCAGGCCGATTTTCTGGGGCAGGGGATTTATTACTCGCAGTACGACTGGTTCCCCGATAACCGCCACCTTGCAATCTGGGCGGGCGGGAAGATCCTGCGGCTCGACACCGAAACTGGCGAGGCGGCGGAAATTCCGTTCACGGCCTCGGCCACGCATCGCCTCTTCACGCCCCCGCGGGTGGCGCAGGATCTGGCGCCGGAGGAATTTCGCGCGAGAATCATCCGCCAGCTCGCCTGGGCGCCCGGCGGCGATCGGGTAAGCTTCAATGCGCTCGGCCGGGTCTGGAGCCAGTCGGCCAGCGATGCGCCGGCCCGTCTCACGGCGGGGGATCTGCCCGAATTCGATCCGGCCTATTCACCTGATGGTGCGCACGTTGCCTTCGTCGACTGGAAGGATGATCGCGGCGGTACGCTCAAGGTCAGAAGCACCGGCGGCAAAGTTCGCACGCTGGTGGAAAACAATGGAATCCTGCGCGCACCGGCATTCTCGCCGGACGGAAGGCGCATCCTCTATATCGTGGCCGAGGGCGATCGCTGCCTTGGCGGACATCGGGCCCGGCCAGGGATATACTGGATCGACGCGAAAGGGGGCGAGGCGAACTACGTGGGCCCGCCCGCCCTCGAAGCTGCCTTCTCGCCCGATGGTGAGCGTATCTGGTTCAGCACGGAAAGTTACGAAGGGCACGATCTGGTTTCGCAAGTCGAAAGCATGCGGCTCGACGGCAGCGACCGCCAGGTTCGTGCCCGCGCGTCGCACGCAGACCTGAACGAGCTGAAGATCAGCCCCGACCTTGCCTGGATCGCCTTCCGCCATGAGCAGCAGTATCATCTGAAACCCTTCGCCGCTGGCGCGGACCCGGTCGAGATCACTCTGGACGGGGCGAGACCGCTTGGCCGCCTGGGTGGATACGAGCTGACCTGGGCGCCGGATTCGAGCGCGGTGCTCTGGGCGGTGGGCCCGACACTCTATCGCAGCGCGGTGGGGGACACTTCGCCCGAAGTCTATGCCGAGGTCGCGCTGACGGCCAGGGCGGACGTGCCGGATGGCGCGCTGGCGTTCGTCAACGGCCGCATCATCACCATGCGCGGCGACGAGGTGATCGAAGGCGGCACGGTTATCGTGCGCGGCAATCGCATCCAGGCCGTCGGGCCTGCCGCGGCAATCGATGTCCCGGCCGATGCCAAAGTGATCGATATCAGCGGCAAGACGGTGATGCCGGGCCTGGTCGACATGCATGGCCATGTCGACAATTGCTACTACAGCTCCTCCGGCCTCACGCCGCAGAAGCAGCCGACCCAGTATGCCGATCTCGCATATGGCGTCACGACCAATTACGATCCCTATACGTCCGAACTGCCCACCTACGCCACGCGCGAGATGACGATGGCGGGGATCATGACTGGGCCACGCGCGATCGATTCAGGGATGGTCGTCTATGGCCGCACCGGAAAAGTCGACAAAGTCTACATTCCGATCGAAAGCGAGGCCGATGCCGACGCGCTGATGGCGCGCAAACAGGCGCTAGGGGGCACGATCGTCAAGAGCTATCGCCAGACGATGCGGCAGCAGCGCCAGCATATTTTGGCCGCCGGGCGTCGCGCCGGGATCATGGTGGACGTGGAAGGCGAAAGCCATTTCTACAACAACATCACCATGATTCTGGACGGGCACACGAACCTGCAACACAACATGCCGCTGGAAAATATCTACGACGATGTCGTCCAGTTGATGTCGGCTTCGCGGGTTTCCCATACACCGACGCTGATCGTCCTGTTCGGCGAACTGATGGGGGAGAACTACCTTTTCCAGCATACCCGCGCCTGGGAGGACCCGAAGGCCCGGCGTTTCGTTCAGTTGACGACGAGCGGATACAGTCCGCTGGGCGCCCCCTACGGCGCGCCGCCACACGTGCGCGGGATGACCACGATCCACGCTGCGGACGAGCTGTACGACATCGGGTTTCGTGCCGCGGCGCGATCGATGAAATCGCTGGACGACGCCGGGGTCGTGATCAACGCAGGATCGCACGGGCAGGTCACCGGCCTGGCGCTTCACTGGGAGATGTGGCTGCTTGCCGAAGGGGGCATGTCGAACCACCGCGTTCTTCGCACGGCCACGATCAATGGCGCCAGAACGTTGGGCGTCGATGGGCAGATCGGTACTATCGCCCCGGGGAAGCTGGCGGACTTGCTGGTGCTTGACCGCAACCCGCTCGACGATATCCGCAATTCCAACAGCGTTCGATACACGGTCGCGAACGGGCGGCTCTACGACTCGGTCACGATGAACGAGATCGGCAATTATTCGCGCAAGCGCGGGCCGTTCTTCTGGGAAACGGGGCGGGACTTCAACGGAATCGATTGGGAACCGGCATGGGCGCATCAATGA
- a CDS encoding PepSY-associated TM helix domain-containing protein, producing the protein MATVRTDARRIHKYLSLAAAAFWLLQALSGIAISFRAEIDDWLLTGVSTGTSVEALGERIEQAERDGLHVSGMWATGGIPGQYDIYVSSPEGDRTFRVDGAGQVLRDRSDREKFSDGAVFETLTTFHKSLLLGSTGSVLIGISGILLLTNIALGFTTAWPARNRWRALTTKPRGPAAARIVGWHRLLGLWMAVPAAILVTAGIQLAFADTIEATVDGGLAEPTSAPAGPYRLDPGDAMAQALARYPGGELTALSMPGEDAPWYRIRLRADGEIPRQFGATTVWISAVDGSVLADHDARSSRPARRLMEWLYPIHTGQIGAVPGRLLNFAIGCWLVTMIVLGLLSWQRRARRVSESRRSAAGQ; encoded by the coding sequence ATGGCGACTGTCCGCACCGATGCTCGACGCATACACAAGTACCTCAGCCTCGCCGCAGCGGCCTTCTGGCTGCTGCAGGCACTCAGCGGCATTGCGATCTCGTTCCGCGCGGAAATCGACGACTGGCTGTTGACCGGGGTGTCCACGGGCACCAGCGTAGAGGCACTGGGCGAAAGGATCGAGCAGGCGGAGCGCGATGGTCTGCACGTCAGCGGCATGTGGGCGACCGGGGGCATTCCCGGCCAGTACGACATCTATGTCTCCTCGCCCGAGGGGGACCGGACCTTCCGCGTCGACGGCGCGGGCCAGGTGCTCCGTGACAGGTCGGATCGGGAGAAATTCTCCGACGGTGCCGTTTTCGAAACCCTGACGACGTTCCACAAGTCGCTTCTGCTGGGGAGCACGGGCAGTGTGCTGATCGGCATCAGCGGTATCCTGCTCCTGACCAACATCGCGCTCGGGTTCACGACGGCATGGCCGGCACGCAACCGCTGGCGGGCCTTGACCACCAAGCCCCGCGGCCCGGCGGCGGCCCGGATTGTGGGCTGGCACCGATTGCTGGGATTGTGGATGGCAGTACCCGCTGCGATCCTGGTGACGGCAGGGATTCAGCTCGCCTTCGCGGACACGATCGAGGCGACCGTCGACGGCGGGCTGGCCGAACCGACAAGCGCCCCCGCCGGACCTTACCGACTGGACCCGGGCGATGCGATGGCACAAGCGCTCGCGCGCTATCCCGGGGGCGAACTCACTGCGCTGTCGATGCCCGGCGAGGATGCGCCCTGGTACCGGATAAGATTGCGCGCGGATGGCGAAATCCCTCGCCAGTTCGGTGCGACCACGGTGTGGATATCGGCGGTCGACGGCAGCGTCCTGGCCGATCACGATGCCCGGTCCAGCCGCCCCGCACGCCGTCTGATGGAATGGCTTTATCCCATTCACACCGGGCAGATCGGCGCAGTGCCCGGTCGCTTGCTGAACTTCGCGATCGGGTGCTGGCTGGTGACGATGATCGTCCTCGGCCTGCTCAGCTGGCAGCGCCGGGCGCGCCGGGTCAGCGAAAGCCGACGCTCAGCCGCAGGCCAATGA
- a CDS encoding carbohydrate porin: MLGSVLTATGMAMPPSAAASEKTETFVEGSITIDTLSNTSGGDGQDTRMLGLATMSAGANDLGDGPVEVSGYAELQLVEGSGFSDGVVGDGQGVSNIEADSGFRALEAWLQLSLDGEGHRIKAGLIDLNREFDMQEVGSMFLNSSHGIGPELAQSGANGPSIFPTTTTALVYGHQAGRWGVRVGAFNAVAGDPENPGKTVVPVPGEDGLLLIAEAERSFEIGRVYAGAWGYSAATPFLSEPEDAPGDRWRSRGAYAAVEATLANGPNGEALDSWVRIGVANARALPIATYLGGGLRYGTDDRAIGFAIAHARLGDTAIEIAEAAGDRAERAETNFELSYLHALTPMISVQPDLQYVRNPGWDPALDDALVIGLRLSVGFR; this comes from the coding sequence ATGCTCGGTTCCGTGCTCACCGCCACGGGAATGGCGATGCCGCCATCCGCCGCAGCTTCGGAAAAGACGGAGACGTTTGTCGAGGGCAGCATTACCATCGACACCCTGAGCAATACATCCGGCGGCGATGGGCAGGATACCCGCATGCTGGGGCTGGCCACGATGTCCGCCGGCGCGAACGATCTGGGCGATGGACCGGTGGAGGTTTCCGGCTATGCCGAACTGCAGCTTGTCGAAGGCAGCGGCTTTTCGGACGGCGTGGTGGGCGACGGCCAGGGCGTCAGCAATATCGAGGCTGACTCGGGGTTCCGCGCGCTGGAAGCCTGGCTGCAGCTCAGTCTGGATGGCGAAGGCCATCGCATCAAGGCGGGGCTCATCGATCTCAATCGCGAGTTCGATATGCAAGAAGTGGGGAGCATGTTTCTCAACAGCTCGCACGGCATTGGCCCCGAGCTTGCGCAATCGGGCGCCAATGGCCCATCGATCTTTCCGACCACCACGACTGCCCTCGTCTATGGCCATCAGGCCGGTCGCTGGGGTGTGCGGGTGGGGGCGTTCAATGCCGTCGCGGGCGATCCCGAGAACCCCGGCAAGACGGTCGTGCCTGTGCCGGGAGAAGATGGCCTGTTGCTGATCGCGGAGGCGGAGCGGTCTTTCGAAATCGGCCGGGTCTATGCCGGTGCCTGGGGCTATAGCGCAGCGACCCCGTTCCTGTCGGAGCCGGAGGATGCGCCCGGCGATCGGTGGCGCAGCCGGGGCGCATACGCCGCGGTCGAGGCGACACTGGCGAATGGCCCCAATGGGGAGGCGCTCGATTCCTGGGTTCGCATCGGCGTTGCCAATGCCCGGGCTCTGCCGATTGCAACGTATCTGGGCGGCGGCCTGCGCTACGGCACGGATGATCGCGCGATCGGCTTCGCTATCGCCCATGCCCGGCTGGGCGACACCGCGATCGAGATTGCGGAAGCTGCCGGCGACCGGGCAGAACGGGCGGAAACCAATTTCGAACTCAGCTATCTCCACGCGCTGACTCCGATGATTTCGGTTCAGCCCGATCTTCAATACGTACGCAATCCTGGTTGGGACCCTGCGCTCGACGATGCGCTGGTCATTGGCCTGCGGCTGAGCGTCGGCTTTCGCTGA
- a CDS encoding LysR substrate-binding domain-containing protein, translating into MTDDQPQPPARSENPPSRKSLPPFEALRAFDAVARLGGVRRAAQWLDRDHAVISRHLRAIETWAGVQLVERTPYGIALTERGRGYHERVSFAMDMLAHATLDLMSEGHHRRLHIWSTSGFALHWLSSRLEEFERRNSDADIVLRPNDHSPDFAAHEADIDVRFHATYEPEPELPPLLKRQVLVEAPIIAVASPDYLGSTGTPQTPDDLLQHRLLHEDSFKTWAKWLASYGVDDASRLSGARLWEGHLTLDAARHGRGIALANPVTAGADLESGSLIDIGRDNPEFAPRLGRYTLYARRDRWNDPLLRRFRKWVTSAVLADYPALKSAT; encoded by the coding sequence TTGACGGACGACCAGCCCCAGCCCCCTGCAAGATCGGAAAATCCGCCATCCCGGAAATCGCTGCCGCCGTTCGAGGCCCTGCGTGCTTTCGATGCCGTGGCCCGGCTGGGCGGGGTGCGGCGGGCGGCACAATGGCTGGACCGCGATCATGCCGTCATCAGCCGCCACCTTCGCGCGATTGAAACCTGGGCCGGTGTGCAACTGGTCGAACGCACCCCCTACGGCATTGCCTTGACCGAACGCGGGCGCGGCTATCACGAACGGGTTTCCTTCGCGATGGACATGCTGGCCCACGCAACGCTCGACCTCATGAGCGAGGGCCACCATCGCCGGCTCCATATCTGGAGCACGTCGGGCTTCGCCCTGCACTGGCTGTCGAGCCGGCTCGAGGAGTTCGAGCGGCGCAATAGCGATGCCGACATCGTCCTTCGCCCAAACGATCACAGCCCGGACTTCGCCGCGCACGAGGCCGATATCGATGTCCGTTTTCACGCCACCTACGAACCGGAACCCGAATTGCCGCCGCTGCTCAAGCGGCAGGTTCTGGTGGAGGCTCCGATCATAGCAGTCGCAAGCCCGGATTACCTGGGCAGCACCGGAACACCGCAAACGCCCGACGACCTCCTCCAGCACCGCCTGCTGCACGAAGACAGCTTCAAGACCTGGGCCAAGTGGCTCGCTTCCTACGGCGTCGACGATGCCTCACGCCTGTCCGGCGCGCGCTTGTGGGAAGGGCACCTCACGCTCGACGCTGCACGGCATGGCCGGGGCATTGCCCTCGCCAATCCGGTGACCGCCGGCGCGGATCTGGAATCGGGATCGCTGATCGATATCGGCAGGGACAATCCCGAATTCGCGCCGCGTCTGGGCCGCTACACGCTCTATGCCCGCCGCGATCGGTGGAATGATCCGCTGCTGCGGCGGTTCAGGAAGTGGGTGACCTCCGCCGTGCTTGCCGATTACCCCGCGCTGAAATCCGCCACCTGA